The following are encoded in a window of Mycobacteroides chelonae CCUG 47445 genomic DNA:
- a CDS encoding GNAT family N-acetyltransferase gives MPDFSPIITDFWHGYLGRGTVLHTDDDFQLAVYPDLDEDSRLMVLKTVDGKTSVTLVPELAERAGIDGAQTLSEPSYWGSLDNVGIAMHGADNLFYFTNDARDALVAEVPTGDVRQLTADDKAIFSAFESVASAEDLDNAQVELGHWAVFGSFDNGRLVAVSSIYQWEGAAIMDLGVLTLPIFRGRGHARQLVRAVFRYACARGYEPQYRCQVDNAASSALARAAGLTLFGTLDVIAD, from the coding sequence ATGCCCGACTTCTCCCCCATCATCACGGACTTCTGGCATGGTTACCTTGGCCGGGGCACCGTCCTGCACACCGACGACGATTTCCAACTCGCCGTCTACCCCGACCTCGACGAGGACAGTCGGCTGATGGTGCTCAAGACCGTCGACGGCAAGACCAGCGTCACCCTCGTACCCGAACTCGCCGAACGCGCGGGAATCGATGGTGCACAGACCCTTTCGGAGCCCAGCTACTGGGGCAGCCTGGACAACGTCGGCATCGCGATGCATGGCGCGGACAACCTCTTCTACTTCACCAACGATGCGCGCGACGCACTCGTGGCCGAAGTACCCACGGGCGACGTCCGTCAGCTCACAGCCGACGACAAGGCCATCTTCTCGGCATTCGAATCGGTTGCCTCGGCGGAAGATTTGGACAACGCCCAAGTGGAGCTGGGTCATTGGGCGGTGTTCGGCTCCTTCGACAACGGCCGCCTCGTCGCCGTCTCCAGCATCTATCAGTGGGAGGGCGCGGCGATCATGGACCTCGGAGTGCTGACGCTGCCGATATTCCGCGGCAGAGGCCACGCCCGGCAGCTGGTGCGTGCCGTGTTCCGGTACGCGTGCGCGCGGGGTTACGAGCCGCAGTACCGATGCCAGGTGGACAACGCAGCGTCGAGCGCGTTGGCTCGTGCTGCGGGGCTCACGCTATTCGGCACCTTGGACGTGATCGCCGACTAG